From one Lolium rigidum isolate FL_2022 chromosome 4, APGP_CSIRO_Lrig_0.1, whole genome shotgun sequence genomic stretch:
- the LOC124647074 gene encoding wall-associated receptor kinase 4-like — protein sequence MSTSLFLLTALAAAAAISTKTVQSLTVAPGCPASCGGVNIPYPFGIGSGCFRKGFEIECINNGPVLAGTTLGVVYLSVDPAESQVMLPVAWQCYNASSPGEAEDYSYGETKMNKDGVYRISNRHNMLVVLGCNTFAFTASARADGGSAAYIKGCMSYCNNSASAEDGMCAGAGCCHVDIPPGLTESYFKFWAYDHSGMMDYSPCDYAFIVDRANYTFRRSDLLMDRNRTSPVRLDWAIRDNDDTVPESAVLSCAGAARSTTTEYACVSDHSECVHSLNGPGYSCSCSDGYEGNPYVVNGCASCWPSSRLKISSGMLTGAMCRGGGLVSLTIAAEVDKDPALLLRDAPPLLCLVCVALARARDEADDGVEVSLLDEVVGREPCIHAELREEAWRRR from the exons ATGTCGACCTCATTATTCTTGCTTACCGCTCTGGCGGCAGCAGCAGCCATCTCAACCAAGACAGTCCAGAGCCTCACCGTTGCTCCTGGCTGTCCGGCGAGCTGTGGCGGCGTGAACATCCCCTACCCTTTCGGCATTGGCAGCGGCTGCTTCCGCAAGGGTTTCGAGATCGAATGCATCAACAACGGCCCGGTGCTCGCCGGCACCACCCTTGGGGTGGTGTACCTTTCCGTGGATCCTGCAGAGTCGCAGGTAATGCTCCCCGTCGCGTGGCAGTGCTATAACGCCTCCAGTCCAGGGGAAGCCGAGGACTACAGCTATGGCGAGACAAAAATGAACAAGGACGGCGTGTACCGCATCTCCAACAGGCACAACATGCTCGTCGTCCTCGGCTGTAACACCTTTGCATTCACGGCGAGCGCGAGGGCCGACGGCGGCAGCGCGGCCTACATCAAGGGGTGCATGTCCTACTGCAACAACTCGGCGAGCGCCGAAGACGGGATGTGCGCCGGCGCCGGGTGCTGCCATGTCGACATCCCGCCGGGGCTCACCGAGAGCTACTTCAAGTTCTGGGCGTACGACCACTCCGGCATGATGGACTACAGCCCCTGCGACTACGCATTTATCGTCGACAGGGCCAACTACACCTTCAGGCGCTCCGACCTGCTCATGGACAGGAACCGGACCTCGCCGGTGCGGCTAGACTGGGCCATCCGCGACAACGACGACACCGTGCCCGAAAGCGCCGTATTGTCGTGCGCCGGCGCAGCCAGGAGCACCACCACGGAGTACGCCTGCGTCAGCGATCACAGTGAGTGTGTTCACTCCCTCAATGGGCCTGGCTACAGCTGCAGCTGCTCCGATGGCTACGAGGGCAACCCCTACGTTGTCAACGGGTGCGCCAGTTGTTGGCCCAGCTCCA GACTCAAAATCAGCTCCGGGATGCTCACCGGAGCCATGTGCCGTGGCGGTGGCCTCGTCTCACTCACTATCGCTGCCGAGGTCGACAAAGACCCTGCCTTGCTCCTCCGCGACGCACCGCCACTCCTCTGCCTTGTCTGCGTCGCGCTGGCTCGAGCGCGAGATGAGGCCGATGACGGTGTCGAGGTTTCCCTCCTTGACGAAGTCGTCGGCCGCGAGCCCTGCATTCACGCCGAGCTGcgggaggaggcgtggcggcggcggtag
- the LOC124647075 gene encoding protein Rf1, mitochondrial-like encodes MSRLRLRLTHCSSTPMSRPRQLRRRSSSTSTSRCSRSWSPAASFAAATERVRAGTLSLEDAHNLFDQLLRQATPVPERSLNDFLTALARAPSYDDRRIGPALAVALFNRVCREDAGPQVVSPTVCTYNIIMDCCCRARRPDLGLALFGRVLKIGLKTDQIIANTFLKCFCDAKRTDEAVDVLLHRMSELGCVPNVISYNIVLKRLCEDSRSQQALDLLQTMAKQGGVCSPNVVSYSTVIHGFFREGEIGKACNLFHEMVQQGVKPDVVTYSSVIDALCKARAMDKAELILRQMAGNGVQPNKVTYNCMIHGYSTSGQWKESTNMFREMTKRGLIPDIVTCNSFMTSLCKHGRSKEAAEILSAMTAKGQKPDIFSYSILLHGYASEGCFADMINLFNSMKDNDIVPDCHVFSILIGAYARCGMMDETLLIFAEMREQGVTPNVVTYLTVIAALCRMGRLADAMDKFSEMIAVGIQPDNAVYQSLIQGCCMHGDLVKAKELVSQMMNKGIPLPNIMFFNSVINSLCKEGRVMDAQHIFELVIHIGERPDIITFNSLIDGYGLVGKMDTALGILDAMVSAGVQPNVVTYSTLVNGYFKNGRVDDALALFTEMLHKRVKPTTVTYNSILDGLFRAGRTDAAKKRLSEMIESGITVSLSTYSIILGGLCRNDYNEEAIVLFKKLGAMNMKVNITIVNTMINALYKVRRREEANDLFSAIPAIGLVPNGSTYGVMIQHLLKEGAVEEADSMFASMEKSGCAPSSRLLNYVIRMLLEKGEIVKAGNYMSKVDGKSISLEASTTSLMVSLFSKNGKYREEMKLLPVKYQFLTDLIE; translated from the coding sequence AtgtcccgcctccgcctccgcctcaccCACTGCTCCAGCACGCCGATGTCGCGCCCCCGCCAGCTCCGTCGCagatcctcctccacctccacctcccggtGCTCAAGATCCTGGTCTCCGGCCGCCTCCTTTGCTGCAGCCACGGAGCGCGTTCGCGCCGGAACGCTCAGCCTGGAGGACGCACACAACCTGTTCGACCAATTGCTGCGCCAAGCCACCccggtccccgagcgctccctcaACGACTTCCTTACTGCACTCGCCCGTGCTCCGTCCTACGACGACCGCAGAATCGGACCCGCTCTCGCAGTCGCTCTCTTCAACCGCGTGTGCCGAGAAGATGCCGGCCCCCAGGTGGTGTCGCCCACAGTCTGCACCTACAACATCATCATGGACTGCTGCTGCCGCGCACGTCGACCGGACCTTGGGCTTGCCTTATTCGGCCGTGTCCTCAAAATAGGTCTGAAGACAGACCAGATCATCGCCAACACCTTCCTCAAGTGCTTCTGTGATGCAAAACGGACAGATGAAGCTGTGGACGTACTGCTTCATAGGATGTCCGAGCTTGGCTGTGTCCCCAATGTTATCTCATACAACATAGTTCTCAAGAGGTTATGTGAAGATAGCAGGAGCCAGCAAGCACTTGACCTGCTCCAGACGATGGCGAAACAAGGAGGTGTCTGTTCCCCCAACGTGGTGTCATACAGCACGGTCATCCATGGCTTCTTTAGGGAGGGTGAAATAGGCAAAGCATGCAATCTCTtccatgaaatggtgcagcaaggagTTAAGCCTGATGTAGTGACATACAGCTCAGTTATTGATGCGCTGTGCAAGGCCCGAGCAATGGATAAGGCAGAGCTGATCCTTCGGCAGATGGCCGGCAATGGCGTTCAACCAAATAAAGTGACATACAATTGCATGATCCATGGATATTCCACATCAGGGCAGTGGAAAGAGTCAACTAATATGTTCAGAGAAATGACAAAACGGGGTCTGATACCAGATATTGTTACTTGCAACTCGTTCATGACCTCCCTTTGCAAGCATGGAAGAAGCAAAGAAGCTGCCGAAATTCTTTCTGCCATGACTGCCAAGGGACAAAAACCtgatatcttctcatactcaattTTGCTTCATGGGTATGCCAGTGAAGGATGCTTCGCTGATATGATCAATCTCTTTAACTCAATGAAAGACAACGATATTGTACCCGACTGCCATGTTTTCAGCATATTAATTGGTGCATATGCTAGGTGTGGAATGATGGATGAAACGTTGCTCATTTTTGCAGAAATGCGGGAACAAGGAGTGACTCCAAATGTAGTCACCTATTTAACTGTAATAGCAGCACTTTGTAGGATGGGTAGACTGGCCGATGCTATGGACAAATTCAGTGAGATGATTGCTGTGGGAATACAACCTGACAATGCTGTTTATCAGTCCCTAATTCAGGGTTGTTGTATGCATGGTGATCTGGTTAAAGCTAAAGAGTTGGTTTCTCAAATGATGAACAAAGGTATCCCTCTCCCTAACATTATGTTCTTCAATTCAGTAATAAACAGTCTATGCAAAGAAGGGAGGGTTATGGATGCACAACATATATTTGAACTTGTTATACACATTGGTGAGAGGCCGGATATCATTACTTTTAACTCACTGATTGACGGGTATGGCTTAGTCGGCAAGATGGATACAGCACTTGGAATACTTGATGCCATGGTATCAGCAGGTGTTCAGCCTAATGTTGTTACATACAGTACACTTGTGAATGGCTATTTTAAAAATGGAAGGGTTGATGATGCTTTAGCTCTATTCACAGAAATGCTGCATAAGAGAGTTAAACCTACAACAGTTACATATAACAGCATACTGGATGGGTTATTTCGTGCTGGTAGAACTGATGCCGCGAAGAAAAGGCTCAGTGAGATGATCGAAAGTGGAATAACAGTGAGCCTTTCCACGTACAGTATAATTCTAGGAGGACTTTGCAGAAATGATTACAATGAAGAAGCAATTGTCCTGTTCAAGAAATTAGGTGCAATGAATATGAAGGTCAATATCACAATAGTCAATACCATGATTAATGCATTGTACAAGgttcgaagaagagaagaagccaACGACTTGTTTTCGGCAATACCTGCCATTGGGTTGGTACCTAATGGTTCCACTTACGGAGTAATGATACAACATCTTTTAAAAGAAGGAGCAGTGGAAGAAGCTGATAGTATGTTCGCATCAATGGAGAAGAGTGGTTGTGCTCCTAGCTCTCGTTTGTTAAATTATGTCATCCGAATGTTATTGGAGAAAGGGGAGATAGTCAAGGCTGGAAATTATATGTCTAAAGTTGATGGGAAGAGCATCTCACTTGAAGCTTCAACTACTTCATTGATGGTGTCTCTCTTTTCAAAGAATGGGAAATATCGGGAGGAGATGAAATTGCTCCCTGTAAAGTATCAATTTTTGACGGATTTGATTGAGTAG
- the LOC124647076 gene encoding uncharacterized protein LOC124647076, producing the protein MADKNFTLTGQRRRQQPWIDAPLTSLCFSVTKPWTWKDPSMEISELWISSFKYRGKFAASRLGPDLLFAVTWKYVCVMHKECPSQSPDYICATPLPCQCPESASATAPPRQYMSCLRLLHHSSSATSTLPPSRFWSPHAAFAEATERVRSGTLSQKDAHHLFDELLRQATPVPERSLNGFLTTHDRAPPYDVCRSGRTLAVALFNRVRREDAGLQVASPTVCTYSILLD; encoded by the exons ATGGCAgacaaaaacttcactctcacaggGCAGAGACGCCGCCAGCAGCCTTGGATCGATGCACCACTTacttctctctgcttcag TGTAACGAAGCCCTGGACATGGAAAGATCCATCCATGGAGATTAGCGAACTGTGGATATCATCATTCAAATACCGAGGAAAGTTTGCAGCATCCAGATTAGGACCTGACCTTCTGTTCGCAGTGACTTGGAAGTATGTGTGTGTAATGCATAAGGAGTGTCCTAGCCAATCTCCGGACTACATCTGCGCCACTCCTCTACCCTGCCAATGTCCCGAATCCGCCTCCGCCACTGCTCCACCACGCCAATATATGTCGTGCCTCCGGCTCCTCCATCACAgctcctccgccacctccacctTGCCGCCCTCACGTTTCTGGTCTCCCCACGCTGCCTTTGCGGAAGCCACAGAGCGTGTCCGCAGCGGGACGCTCAGCCAGAAGGATGCACACCACCTGTTCGACGAATTGCTTCGGCAGGCCACCCCGGTCCCTGAGCGCTCCCTCAACGGTTTCCTCACTACGCACGACCGTGCACCGCCGTACGACGTCTGCAGAAGCGGCCGCACTCTCGCCGTCGCTCTCTTCAATCGCGTGCGTCGAGAAGATGCTGGCCTGCAGGTGGCGTCGCCCACAGTCTGCACCTACAGCATCCTTCTGGACTGA